The Croceibacterium sp. TMG7-5b_MA50 genome segment TCCCCTGCACGATCACCTCCGCGATGGCGGCATAGGTCTGCGGAAAGAAGTCGTTGTTGGTCGCCTCCATGATGACGCAGTGGAAGGCATGGTCGGATTCGTGTGCCGGCGCCTTGGTCAGCGCGGCGATCCGGATCTCCTCGAAATGGCCGTCCAGCGCGGCGAGCTGTTCGGGCGTGCGGCGCTGCGCGGCCAGGGCGGCGGCCGCAGGTTCGAGGACCGAGCGAACTTCGAAGATGCCGATCGCGGGGGCCAGCGCCTCCCCCGGCAGGTACTGCACCAGCCGTTCCGCCGGGCGTGTGCGCAGATACGACCCGCTGCCCGGACGGGTGGCGATCAGCCCGTCGCTGTTCAGGCGGGACAGGGACTCGCGCACGACCGGGCGCGACACGCCGAAGCGGCGGGCCAGCGCCTCCTCCCCCGGCAGCTTGTCGCCTTCGACCAGCGCCTGATCGATTATCATGGCGATG includes the following:
- a CDS encoding FadR/GntR family transcriptional regulator, whose protein sequence is MNDVPGSRLADRIYGQIIAMIIDQALVEGDKLPGEEALARRFGVSRPVVRESLSRLNSDGLIATRPGSGSYLRTRPAERLVQYLPGEALAPAIGIFEVRSVLEPAAAALAAQRRTPEQLAALDGHFEEIRIAALTKAPAHESDHAFHCVIMEATNNDFFPQTYAAIAEVIVQGMSAGLALSRSGEAPVTDVEEHAAILRAIRARDEKAAELAMRWHLWQSRQRLISRSGAASNRH